The Candidatus Omnitrophota bacterium region ATGAAGCCCAGCACCCTGCTTATTGCCGTAGCTATCCCTATCACACCTGTCGATCTCACAAGACCACGTTTGCTCATATATCAAAACCCTTGACAAAAATATCTATATTTGTTATAGTCATCTTCCGTATTTAGAAGATCGATGACGCTTATACATCCGAACAACGGAGGATAAATTGCCCAGAGAGAAGACCGCTTATAAAGAACTGCGAAAAGCCAGGGGGAAGCACTTTAAGAACGTCTCGACGATATCCGAGCTTCACACCCTTACCAAAAAATTCGAAAAACTCATCTCAGGAAAGAAGACGGATGAGGCGAAGGCAGCTATCAAGATGCTTGTATCGAAGATCAGCAGGGCCGCTTCCAAAGGCGTGATCCATAAGAACGCCGCATCCAGGAAGGTTTCCCGCCTTTCAAAGAGATTATCTTCGCTCGCCAAGGCATAACCGCATAATACCGAATTCAAGGATGAGCGCGGGGTCGAATTTCGTCCTCTTTACGTCCAGGTCCGCTTCCAGAAGTATCCCCATCTTTGACTCTATCGTCTTTATATCGAAGGCCTTTACCTGTTTAAGGAACTGTGCCGCATTTTTCCGGTTCACACCGGCCTCGTAGGCGAGAGAGGACCCGTCCAGCCCCCCGGCCTGAAGTAATTTCCCTTTCAAAAGACGCTTGAAATGCCAGGCGAGTATCCCTATTATCTCCTGCACCTTCTTCCCGCCGTTCATAAGGTCATACGATATCTCCAGGGCCCTGTCGGTATCGCTATCCCCTATGGCCTCGGCTATCTCGAACGCGGATGAGGCCATGCTCCTGCCTACCAGCTCTTCCACGTCCCCGGCGGTTATCTCGCTCCTCCGGCCGGTGTACAGGGACAACTTTTCCATCTCGCTGTCCAGCGACAGGAGGTCATTCCCCTTAAGCTCCTTCAGGATCTCGATCGCCTCCCTGTGCATCTCCTTGCCCAGGGAGGATGCGCGGCGTTTAAGCCATGAGAAAAGCTCTTCGTCCGTCAATTCATCGAACCTCATGACGGTGCCGAGGCCTTTCGCGGAAGGGAAGTCCTTCAGTATGGAGCCGCTGGCCGAATCGACCGCAAAGTACGCGGATCTCGACGGTTTCTTGAAATATTCTATCAGGCGGGACCTGTCCTCTTTCGGAAGATCGTCAAAACCCTTTATGACCAGGAGGCGTTTCGATGAAAAGAAAGGAAGGGTAGCTGCATATTCGATGATCGCTGCGGCGCCTGTCTCGCCGCCGTAAAATATCTTATAGTCCAGCGCTTCCGAAGGACCGGAGAAGAGCGAATCCTTCAACTTCTTCAGCGCGCGCTCTTTGAGATACTCCTCTTTCCCGATGAATAAAAAGACCGAAGAATTTGAGCTCACCATCCCTCAACGGTTCTCTCCACAATACGCCGCGCCAGATCTTTTGTCGCTTCGTTTATCGACGAATCCTCGCTCCTGGCGAGCGATCCGGACGTCCTGTACGTCGTCTCTCCGGAGAAGGCCTTCTCCTCCCACACGGTCTTCCCGTCCTTCGAGTCCGTAAGCTTCATGTTAACGGTCAGGACGATGCGGTACTCTTCAACGTTGTCATTGGCGTCATACCGCAGGGCCTCCCTCCTGAAGTCGAGGAGCTCTCCCTTCAGGATGATATCGGCGCCTTCGTCGTTCCTTATCTTAAGGTTCCCGTCCAGGAGGAACCTGTCTATCACGGCCTTGGTTATGTCCCGCTCCATCCCCGGCTTGTATCCGCGATACATCCTCACATCGCTCTGCTCATCCGTTATGCGTATGCTGTTCTTGAAATTCTCCACGTAGATAGTTTTAAACTCCGACGGGAGGAGCGACCTCGTGGTATAACCGCACCCGGATACAAACAACGCAAGGATGAAAGCTACGGTTAAAAAAGATCCCTTCAAAAGATCCATCATTTCTTCTCCGCTTTAAATTTAAGCAATGCCACCTTTGCCCTGGCCTCTTTGACGAAAGAGCTCTCCGGAAATTCATTTATGATCTCTTCGTAATATATGATAGCGCTCTTATACTTGTGCCGGGACTCGTAAAACTTTGCCGTCCGATATGACTTTTCGGCGGCCTTGTCCTTCAGGCGCTGGATCGTCTTTGATGCCTCTTTGGAAAGTTCGTCATCCTTGTTCGCCTCCGCGAACTCCTCGAACGCCTTTATGGCCTTATCGGTGGGCTCCGAGGCATATTCCGGGTTGAGGGAGGCCCTGTAGGCGCAATAGGCGGTCTCGTACTTTGCCCTGTCTGCAAATTTGGAGTTCTGGTACTCATCCACCACGCGCTGGAACGCATCTATCGCCTCGTCATAGCGGTCCGACTTCTTCAGCGCCTCTCCCATCCTGAACTGGGCCTCATCCGCAAGCTTCCCGTACGGGGCGTTATCCACCACCTTCCTGTAAATCTCAACGGCCCTGTCCAGCGAAGTCATGATATCGGTCCCCAGGAGTTTGGGGCTTGCCTTGGCCATATATATATTGGCTATATTGAACTCGCGGGCGATGATCTCATCCATGTTCTCGATGTGCGGGAAATTGTCTATCGCCTTCTGGTAATTCTGGAATGCTATATAGAACTTTCCCATGTTTTCGTAGCAAAGGCCGACGTAATACTGCGCCTTGGACGCGAATTCGGAATATTCATAATTTTTAGCGAGTTTGTCGAACTCCGTGGCCGCGCGCTCGTAGTCCTTGGCGTCATAGAAACTCATGGCCCACTCGAACTGCTCCTTTGGGCTGTCCTTTACTGCGTATTTAGGGTTTACGAATTTTTTGGTCTCGGGTGTCCATAGCCAATAGGCCTGCGAGACCCGGGCGCTGACGGCGCAGAGGAGGAAAGATGCTATCAATATAGATAATAATTTTCTCATATATCTATTAATGGATTTTCAGGATATCACAGGAGACCGGTTTTGTCAAGAAAACTGGGATTTGCATGTGAGAGGCGATGCCGACGCGGAGATTCAGGAGTTCTTGATGACGGCGCGGTTCACGAAATTCATTACGAGGTCTTTATCTTCCTTGGACATTTCCAGGAACTGGTTCCCCAGCTCGTACTCTGACGTCGTGGGAAGCTTCCTTATCCAGGCGACTTTAGATATCGCCTTTATGGGTTTGGTCGATGTAGGAAGCGTTATCTCTACGACTAAACGGCAGGCTAATGATATGAATTCGCTGGAATTAAAACGTACTCCTCCCTCGCTGATATCTTTTGTGAGGGAACCGAGGGAAGTCACTCCGATCTTCCGCAGATTTCTATATTGAAGCGGCAGATGAAACGTTACCCGTTTATTTTTTCTTCTCTCGTCTATGTTTTGATTTATCTTATCCACCTAAAAACTCCTCTGGCCCTTCCCCCCTCGCTTAATTATAATTTTACTGCACCAAATATATCACATAGTTATATGTTTGTCAAGGTAAAGTATAAAAAAGTTAGTTTTCTTCTCCGAAATGGCCTATTTTAAAGCCACCCTCGTTAATGATAGCCCGTATCGCTCCGCCCTGTTTTGTGATGTAACACCTTGATCCTAAATGTGTTAAAATATCTACGGTGCTATTCAGGCGCTCTTTGAATTTGACGCTGTTGCCGACACTGATGATCGCTACACCGGGAGAAACCGCTTTAAAAAAGATCCTGAAAATATTTTCGCTTCCCGGAAAACCTGCGTGGTGCGGGACCTTCAGAATATCGGAGCGGAGAAGATCGCCGTATGACACGAGATCCGATATCCCCTTCTCCGTGACATCGCCGCATAGGAGCACGCTCGAAGCGCCGTACACTATCTTCAGGACTATGGAATTATCGTTTGAGTCAAATACGGCTTTCTCTTTTTTCGGGTTGAGGACGAATATCCTGACGGGACCCGGGAGATCTATCTCGTCGCCGCTGCCGACGATAACGCGCGGTATGCGCTTCGCCTTTACGATCTCCGCGTACCGGAGATAGAGCCATTTGTCGCGCTCAGGCACGGCACCGTTGTCTATCACACAGCCGACTTTGAAATTTTGCATAAGATATATGATGCCTCCGAGATGGTCTTCGTGAAGATGGCTTACCACTATAGCGTCTATCCGGCGTATCTTCTTATTCCACAGGTACGGCGCTATCACCCGTTTCCCTATATCGAACTTCTCTTCCCCTCCCGATCCTCCGTCGACTAGGAACACCCCTCCGCGGGGCAGTTCTATCAATGTCGAGTCCCCCTGCCCTGCGTCGAAGAATGTCATCTCGAGGATCTCTTTTTGGCGCGGCAACAGATCTTTCCATACCATGACATTCAATATGACCAGGATAACGGCAAGGATATCTCTTCTGCGCACCGGTCTTCTGCCTGCGTTAATGACGGCCGGGGATAAAAATAGAACGATAAAGAACGCGTAATATACGATACAGAAATATGGCGTCGGGGCGGGGGTCCTGAAATACGCGAACGGCGCTTTGGCGAATACCCCATTTATAAAAAAGAGCGCCTTTTCCGTGATGCTCATGGCTGCCGAAAGATAAGCGGCCGGAAGGCCCGGGATGAGCCCAAACCCCAGAAAAACCATCGAGAGGGCAAATATGACAAAGACGAGCGGCACGATGACTATATTGGCGACCACGGCTATCGGAGATGTTATGTTGAAATAGAAAGAGACGACCGGCGCTATCGCTATCCATGCCGCTATCGAGATGACTACGGACCTTATTATGAACACCCTCGCCGAGTAAAACCGGGAGGCCCGGCGGGCCGGCCTGCCGGGCCGCATCAATACCCCTTCTATCTTCGGCGTTAACAATATTATCCCGGCCAGCGAAATAAAGGAGAGCTGAAAACTCGGGTCGAACAGCTCGTTCGGGTTAAATATCAATATCAGGACTGCCGCTATCGCGAGGGAGTTCAATATATCGGATTCCCGCTCGAATAAGTATCCCGCCGCAAATATGGAAAATGTGATCGCGGCCCTGGCCACCGGAGGCGCGCCGCCTGCGACAAACGAATAGAAGATGACGGCCCCCGTCGCCAGCGCAAGGTTAAGCCGTTTCGGTACTTTAAATATACTGAAGATGAATAAGAATATGCCCGCTACGAATCCCACGTTCTGTCCGCTCACCGCCAGGATGTGGACCGTACCCGTCTTTACGAAATCTTCCTCCGTCCTTTCGTCAAGGCCGCTCCTGTCTCCGACGATGAGCGCCTTGAGAAAACCGCTTTCCCGTCTTTCCAGCCGGGCATCAAGATATCCCTCTATCCACCTCCTTACCCTGTAAGCCAGACGCCTTACCGGGTCCATGGTATCTTCGCCGAGACGATGGGCAGCAGAAGATCTTTTGACTTTGAGGACCGAATATATCCTCTTATTCTTCAGATACTCCGAATAATCAAAAAGGCCGGGGTTCCTCAGGCCGGCAGGCGGAGATAAGATGCCTTCAAGGACCACCTCATCGCCGTAGCCGAAGCCCTTTTCATCTTTGTACATATCGACCTTCACCAGCCCGCTCGCCCTCTGAAAGCCGGATGCGCCTTTCAGGCCGTTCACCTCAAGCACAAATGAGGTCCTCCTGGTACTATAGAACGTGGTGCTGATCACAGGGTCATCGATGATAGTACCCCTGACCATGACGGTCCTCTCTTCCCGGGAATTGAAACGGGAGATATGGTCCACCGGGATGGCGTTGAACTTACCGTAGGAGATCACCCCTATTAACGCGACCGAGATGCAGAGAAACGCGCGAGAGATGATCTTCTGTTTAGAGAAGAGAAGGACAGGGATGAGGCAGAGAAGGCCGGCGGCTGAGGCCCAGGAGAACGGTATGGCCCACATACGGGCAAACGATATGCCGAGGATCAGCGATATCGCGATCGGCACGAACGGTCGTTTCACGGATATACCTTTCGGTGCGGCAGGGGGAGGCGGCTTCACTCGACGTATATTTCGTCGCTCATCTCTTCAAAAAGTCTTTCACCTATCCCCCTGACGTTCTTTATCTCCTCGGTCGACATGAAACGTCCCTCCGAAGACCTGTATTCTATTATGCGCTCCGCCAGCGTCTTGCCTACCCCGCTGAGGCGCATAAGGTCTTCCGGGCCGGCCTTATTTATGTCGATCCGCACGGCGGGATAAGGCACAGGCCCGTCCATCCGGCCCGGGGCCCGGGCGAGATCGGGTTCAAACCCTTTTATTGTTATATCTATAACGGGACCGGACCGCCGGGATCCGGCAAGCATGAAACCCAGGATGAGCAGGAACGAGAGGATGGTGACAATAAAAAGTTCGCGCTTTACGAGGTCGAACATATGGCAGGGGTCAGATAACTATATTGACCAATTTCTTCGGGATTACTATAAGATCTTTTATCTCTTTACCCTCTATCCACGAAAGGACCTTAGGGTCTTTCAACACCATCTCGCGGAGTTCTTCTTTTTGCATGTCCGGCGGGACGTCTATCTTGGATCTCAATTTGCCGTTCACCTGGATAACGACCGTCACCACTTTCGCCTCCATTGCGGAGGCGTCATAAGAGGGCCACTGCGCCCTGAATATACTCTCCTTTTTGCCGAGCGATCGCCATAATTCTTCGGCTATGTGCGGCACAAAAGGCGACAGAAGGATGACGACGGCCTCAACGGCTTCCCTGACTGCCCCTTCTCCGACGGCAGGACTTTTCTCCCCGGCACCCAGAGTATCGTATATTTCATTGACGAGCTCCATGACCGCGCTTATCGCGGTATTGAAGTGAAATCCCCCGTCCAGGTCTTCCGTCACTTTCTTTATCGTCTGATGCGTCTTCCTGCGCAGTTTCTCTTCCGGGCCGGGATTTTTGTTTTTCCTCCCGGCTCCAAACTCCAGGATCCCAACTCTCCCGACAAGCCGCCACACCCTGCCGAGGAACCTGTACGCGCCCTCAACGCCCCTGTCCGACCATTCCGCGTCCTTCTCCGGGGGCCCTATGAAGAGCGTGTAGAGACGGACCGTATCGGCGCCGTATTCCCCGATAAGGCCGTCGGGACTGACTACGTTGCCCTTCGACTTCGACATCTTTGCCCCGTCTTTTATGATCATGCCCTGGGTGAAGAGGTTCCTGAAGGGCTCATCGAAGTGCGCCGCCTTTATATCGTAAAAGAACTTCATTATGAAGCGCGAGTACAACAGATGCAGTATGGCATGTTCTATGCCGCCTATGTACTGGTCGACCGGGAGCCATTTATCGACCATAGCGGTGTCGAACGGCCTGTCGGAGGACCTCGGCGTTATATACCTGAGGTAGTACCAGCTCGAATCGACAAAGGTGTCCATCGTGTCGGTCTCCCTCGCAGCCGGCCCGCCGCACTCAGGGCATTTCGTATTTACAAAGCTTTTGGAAAATTTAAGAGGCGACTCTCCCGTCGGCCTGAACTCTACGTCTTCCGGCAGGAGGACCGGCAGGTCTTTCTCCGGGACGGGGACGGTCCCGCACTTTTCGCAATAGACGATCGGTATGGGGGCCCCCCAGTAACGCTGCCTCGATATGAGCCAATCGCGCAATTTATACTGTACCGCCCTCTTGCCGAACCCTTTCTTCTCAAAGTGGTCGGCTATCTTCCGTACGGCAGCCGTCGAGGGCAGGCCGTTGAACTCTCCGGAATTCGCCATGACCCCCTCGGCAACATATGCCTCTTTCATAACGGCCGGATCGAGGGGAGATCCCGGGTCATCGATGACGACGCGCACCGGAAGACCGTATTTTTTCGCGAATTCAAAATCCCTCTGGTCATGTGCCGGGACCGCCATGATGGCGCCCGTACCGTATTCCATCAGGATGTAATTTGCCACCCAGAGGGGCACCTTTTCACCGGTGACAGGGTTGATGACGTGCCGCCCGGTGAAGACGCCCTCCTTTTCGATATTTGCCTGGGCCCGGTCTATCTTGCTCTCGTTACGCATCTTCCGTATACTCTTGAGGATCCCCTCTTCGCCCTTTACCCCCTTTATAAGTTTCTCGACAAGGGGATGTTCCGGCGCCAGGGCCATGAATGTGGCCCCGTATATGGTGTCGACGCGCGTTGTAAAGCACTTCAGTATATCGCCCGAACCGTCGATCCTGAAATCTATCTCCACGCCTTCGCTCTTCCCGATCCAGTTGGCCTGCATCGTCTTTACGCGGTCCGGCCATTCGGTAAGTTTGCCAAGGTCCTTCAGGAGGCGTTCGGCATAGCGCGTAATGCGGAAGAACCACTGCTCCAGCTCTTTCTGGGCCACTTCCGTATCGCACCGTTCGCAGCCTCCGTTCACGACCTGCTCATTGGCAAGCACCGTCTTGCATGAAGGACACCAGTTGACGAACGCCTTCTTCTTGTACGCGAGCCCGTTCTCATATAATTTCACGAATATCCACTGCGTCCACCTGTAATATTCCGGCAGGCATGAGATGACCTCCCTGTCCCAGTCGTATTCGACGCCCCACTGGTTAAGCTGTCTTTTCATCGTCTTTATATTGTTCAGTGTCGACACCTTCGGATGCATGCCGCCTTTTATCGCCGCGTTCTCGGCGGGTAGCCCGAATGCGTCAAACCCCATAGGCGTGAGGACATTGAACCCGCGCATCATCTTGTAGCGGGCGACGACGTCGCCGATTATGTAGTTCCTGCCGTGCCCGACGTGGAGGGCCGCGGACGGATAAGGGAACATCATCAGGCAATAGTACTTGTTCTTAAAGTTATCCGTATCTGCTTTGAAGAGCCCCTCATCGCGCCAGAACTTCTGCCACTTCGGCTCTATCTTATCGAATGGGTATGTTTTTTCTTCGTTCATATTATCCCCTATTACCTGCTACCCTTTTTTACCAGCTTTCTCGCAGCTGCCAGATTTCGCATGTCATCCTTCTCCGACTCCTTCGGCGTCTCCATGATGAAGGCCGCATCTTTCAACGACGGATGATTTATGATCCGTCCAAGCGCCTCAAGCCCTATCTTCCCCTTGCCGATATCTTCGTGGCGATCGACGTGCGAGCCGAGCGGCGCCTTCGAATCGTTAAAGTGCACCACCTTTATAAGCTTGAGCCCTATCAGCCGGTCAAACTCATCAAGCGTCTCCTTCAGCCCGCGGGAGGTCTTTATGTCATAACCTGCCGCGAAGATGTGCGCCGTATCGAGACATACGCCTATATGCGTCAGGCGGTCGATGCCGTCCATTATACGGCGTATATGCTCCAACCGGTGCCCTATACACGAACCGGAACCTGCGGTCACCTCGAGCAATATGGTCGTCTTCGGGTCCGCTTCTTTGATTATATCGTTTACCGCTGAGGCAAACCTCTTTATGCCGCCGGCCTCGCCGCTGCCGACATGGCTTCCCAGATGGGTAACGAAATACTCCGCCCCCAGCGCGTCCGCCCTCTTTATGTCGTCTATATACGCCTTTATCGACCTGCCGTAAAGGCCTCCGTCGGGAGACGCCAGGTTTATTATATACGGGATGTGGACGACTACCGGCCGGATGTCATATTCCTCTTTAAGCTGCCTGAATTTGACCACGTCGCCCTGATCAAGCCTGGCGGCATCCCAGCCCCTGGGGTTACGGCTGAATATCTGCATGGTGTCACAGCCCAACAGGTGCGCCCGCTCGAGCGACTCGTATATCTTCCCGGCTATCGAAACATGTAGGCCTATGCGCATATGCTACTCTCCAGCGTGGTCCGCCTTCCTGTATCGGGTCAATCATAGAAGATAGCGTTCGGCGGACACATCCGCCGTACGCTATCTCCCTGAAACACACCACACAGGAAGGCGGATGGTGCTGGAGGAGAGAATTGAACTCTCAAGGTGTTACCACCATCGGTTTTTGAGACCGACGCGTATGCCAGTTCCGCCACTCCAGCGAAAAGTCGCAAAACATCCTCTTTTTTTAAAAGGAAGGGGAATATTAAGGGTTCTTATTAATAAATTTGTGGCCCGCCTTCCTGTATCGGGTTAATCATAGAAGATAGCGTTCGGCGGGCTCATCCGCCGAAGGATATCTACCCCGAAACACCCGATACACGAAGGCGGATGGTGGAGCCGACGAGAATCGAACTCGTGATTACACAATGCCATTGTGTCGTGATCCCGCTTCACTACGGCCCCTGAAATCGCATTAGATTATAACAACAGCCCCGGCAAAAGTCAACGCCGCCGATCTGCCGTGTTCCAGATGCCGGGATATTTCGTAAAGGACGCGACAAAGGCGCCGACCACCTTGGGGTCAAAATGGGTGGCTGAGCCGTCCCTTATCTCGGAAAAGGCGCTGTCCGGCGAATGTCTCTCATGATACGGCCTCTTTGTGGTGAGGGCGTCGAAGATATCGGCTACGGCTATGATCCTCCCCGCCAGGGATATCCCGTTACCTTTGAGCCCTGCCGGGTATCCCTTGCCGTCGAAACGCTCGTGGTGTTCCAGTATCCCCCTTATTATCTTGCCGGAATTATATATCCCCTCCACTATCTTGGCGCCGATCGCCGGGTGGCGGTGCATCTGGTCCTTTTCGTATCCGAGCAGCTTTGCCGGCTTGGAGAGGATGCTCTCTTTTATGCCTATCTTTCCCACGTCGTGCAGGAGGCTCGAGAGCCGCAGGTTCTCCAGCGCCTCTCCCTCTATACGCATCTCTTTGGCTATAGCGACGGCATACTCCATCACCCGTTCGGAGTGGCCGCTGGTGTATTTATCTTTGGCATCGATGGCCCTGGTCAGCGACGCGACCGTGCCTATAAAGGCCTCTTTCAGCTTTTCATAGAGACGCGCGTTTATGAGGGCGGCCGCAATATAACTGGAGAGGGCCAGGAGAAGCTTCTGGTCCTTCCCGGTGAAGAGATGGCCGGGCCTTTTTTTGTTGCTGACGATAAGCGCGCCGACTACCACGTCGTCCTTCTTCAGCGGGACCGCCAGGAAGGACTTAAGAGGGAGCCGCTCCCTGAAGAACGGCAGGTTCTTCTTCCTGAAGAGGGCGTTATTATGCACGTCGTTGACTATTATGGGGCTCGCCTTCTTAATGAGCTGGTTATTTATCACTTCCCAGCTCCCCAGTATCTTTATATTCGCCACCTCATCGCTGCTGAACCCTCTCGCCTTATGCAGCAGGAGATGGCCCGATTCGTCATCCACCAGGAATAATGACGCATGGTCCGACCTGAGGGCCTTCGCCGATTCTCTGAGGACGTGTTCGCTCACGGTCTCCAGGTCGAGCGATGAACTTATCGCCCTGCTCACCTCCAACAGTATATTAGCCGCTTCGTAGCTTTTACGCATATGTCTCCCGTGTGGTCATTCGGCCTCTCCTATCTTTATGACTATGAGCGTCATGTCGTCATGCTGCGTGGACCTGGGTTCGAATTTTCTCACATCCTTCTCGATGGCATTCAATACATCTTTCGGAGAAGAGAAACGTTTCGCCTCGATCACCGCCGCCAGCCGCTCGCTCCCGTACATATCGTGTTTGGCGTTCATGGCCTCGGTGATACCGTCGGTATACAATACCAGGAGATCTCCCTTCTTAAAACTTATCTCTCCGCCGGAGTATACGTTTTCCATAAGCCCGAGCGGCGCCCCTTCCGAGACATCGAGGAATTGCGTCTTTCCCGTTTCTCCCACATACGCTATCGGGAGATGGCCGCCGTTAGCGTACTTCAACTTCTTGCGGTCTATGTCGAATATGAGGTAGCACATGGTGACGAAGAGATTGGACGCCGACTCCTTCACCAATACCGAATTCAGGCTGGTCAGCACATCTTTGGGCTCGCTCTTCGTGACGGCAAAAAATTTGAACTTTCCCGTGACCATGGCCATGAACAGGCTTGCCGGGATACCTTTGCCCGATACGTCCCCTACCATGACCCCTATCTCCCTCTTACCGAAATCTACAAAATCGTACAGGTCTCCCCCTACCTTGCGGGCCGTGAACATGGAGGAGGCGATCTCTATGCCGTCGGCGGCAGGCACGGACTTGGGGAGAAAGCTCTCCTGGATCTTCTTGGCGATATCGAGCTCGTTCTCCAGGAGAAGCCGCTTCTTCCATTCATTGATGTATTTATAGATAGTGAGGAAGAGGTAAAGGAGCGCCATCAAAAGTATGGGGTAGAATATGTCTATCCACAGGCCTGACAGGTCGAATACCAGCATCCCGGCGAAGATCAGGGTAAGTATCGTGGCGGCCAGGACGATAAGGCCCTTCACCGGTTTCGTCCTCAGGGTGACGGCGGTTATAAGGAGGCCGAGGAAGACCAGGACCGCGACATTGCCTTCCCTGGAAAGGCGCGTGATGAAACGCCTGCTGATAAGCGAATTGAATACCTCGGCGTGAATGCCCACCCCGGGGTAGAGCGTCTCGAACGGGTTGGGGTGCAGGTCCACCGTCCCCGCCGCAGTCAACCCGACAACGCAAAGTTTGTCCTTGAAGACGCCCAGGTCCAGTATGGGCTTCTGGCCCGTAATGCCTGCCAGATACGATTGCAGCACGTCGACATATGAATAGTGTTTGTATACCTTCCCCCATCTTCCGGAGAAGTTTATTATCATGTTCGAGCGGTCGTCGAGCGGTATCTTCATCTCCGGCCCGCAGAGTATATATTTACCGGGGAGTATCTTTATATCTTTTTGCTGTATGCCGAGGTAATCACATCCTGCCAGGAATGATATGTAGGGATAAAAACCGTTCTTGTACTTGACGTAGAGCGGTATCCTCCTGAACTTACCGTCTATGTCAGGCGCTATATTTATCTGCCCTTCGCCGCGCACATGCACCCTCAGGTTCTCCAACGTCTT contains the following coding sequences:
- the rpsT gene encoding 30S ribosomal protein S20, whose product is MPREKTAYKELRKARGKHFKNVSTISELHTLTKKFEKLISGKKTDEAKAAIKMLVSKISRAASKGVIHKNAASRKVSRLSKRLSSLAKA
- the holA gene encoding DNA polymerase III subunit delta produces the protein MVSSNSSVFLFIGKEEYLKERALKKLKDSLFSGPSEALDYKIFYGGETGAAAIIEYAATLPFFSSKRLLVIKGFDDLPKEDRSRLIEYFKKPSRSAYFAVDSASGSILKDFPSAKGLGTVMRFDELTDEELFSWLKRRASSLGKEMHREAIEILKELKGNDLLSLDSEMEKLSLYTGRRSEITAGDVEELVGRSMASSAFEIAEAIGDSDTDRALEISYDLMNGGKKVQEIIGILAWHFKRLLKGKLLQAGGLDGSSLAYEAGVNRKNAAQFLKQVKAFDIKTIESKMGILLEADLDVKRTKFDPALILEFGIMRLCLGERR
- the lptE gene encoding LPS assembly lipoprotein LptE → MMDLLKGSFLTVAFILALFVSGCGYTTRSLLPSEFKTIYVENFKNSIRITDEQSDVRMYRGYKPGMERDITKAVIDRFLLDGNLKIRNDEGADIILKGELLDFRREALRYDANDNVEEYRIVLTVNMKLTDSKDGKTVWEEKAFSGETTYRTSGSLARSEDSSINEATKDLARRIVERTVEGW
- a CDS encoding tetratricopeptide repeat protein, translated to MRKLLSILIASFLLCAVSARVSQAYWLWTPETKKFVNPKYAVKDSPKEQFEWAMSFYDAKDYERAATEFDKLAKNYEYSEFASKAQYYVGLCYENMGKFYIAFQNYQKAIDNFPHIENMDEIIAREFNIANIYMAKASPKLLGTDIMTSLDRAVEIYRKVVDNAPYGKLADEAQFRMGEALKKSDRYDEAIDAFQRVVDEYQNSKFADRAKYETAYCAYRASLNPEYASEPTDKAIKAFEEFAEANKDDELSKEASKTIQRLKDKAAEKSYRTAKFYESRHKYKSAIIYYEEIINEFPESSFVKEARAKVALLKFKAEKK
- a CDS encoding PilZ domain-containing protein, with the translated sequence MDKINQNIDERRKNKRVTFHLPLQYRNLRKIGVTSLGSLTKDISEGGVRFNSSEFISLACRLVVEITLPTSTKPIKAISKVAWIRKLPTTSEYELGNQFLEMSKEDKDLVMNFVNRAVIKNS
- a CDS encoding DNA internalization-related competence protein ComEC/Rec2, translating into MKRPFVPIAISLILGISFARMWAIPFSWASAAGLLCLIPVLLFSKQKIISRAFLCISVALIGVISYGKFNAIPVDHISRFNSREERTVMVRGTIIDDPVISTTFYSTRRTSFVLEVNGLKGASGFQRASGLVKVDMYKDEKGFGYGDEVVLEGILSPPAGLRNPGLFDYSEYLKNKRIYSVLKVKRSSAAHRLGEDTMDPVRRLAYRVRRWIEGYLDARLERRESGFLKALIVGDRSGLDERTEEDFVKTGTVHILAVSGQNVGFVAGIFLFIFSIFKVPKRLNLALATGAVIFYSFVAGGAPPVARAAITFSIFAAGYLFERESDILNSLAIAAVLILIFNPNELFDPSFQLSFISLAGIILLTPKIEGVLMRPGRPARRASRFYSARVFIIRSVVISIAAWIAIAPVVSFYFNITSPIAVVANIVIVPLVFVIFALSMVFLGFGLIPGLPAAYLSAAMSITEKALFFINGVFAKAPFAYFRTPAPTPYFCIVYYAFFIVLFLSPAVINAGRRPVRRRDILAVILVILNVMVWKDLLPRQKEILEMTFFDAGQGDSTLIELPRGGVFLVDGGSGGEEKFDIGKRVIAPYLWNKKIRRIDAIVVSHLHEDHLGGIIYLMQNFKVGCVIDNGAVPERDKWLYLRYAEIVKAKRIPRVIVGSGDEIDLPGPVRIFVLNPKKEKAVFDSNDNSIVLKIVYGASSVLLCGDVTEKGISDLVSYGDLLRSDILKVPHHAGFPGSENIFRIFFKAVSPGVAIISVGNSVKFKERLNSTVDILTHLGSRCYITKQGGAIRAIINEGGFKIGHFGEEN
- a CDS encoding helix-hairpin-helix domain-containing protein is translated as MFDLVKRELFIVTILSFLLILGFMLAGSRRSGPVIDITIKGFEPDLARAPGRMDGPVPYPAVRIDINKAGPEDLMRLSGVGKTLAERIIEYRSSEGRFMSTEEIKNVRGIGERLFEEMSDEIYVE
- the leuS gene encoding leucine--tRNA ligase, which produces MNEEKTYPFDKIEPKWQKFWRDEGLFKADTDNFKNKYYCLMMFPYPSAALHVGHGRNYIIGDVVARYKMMRGFNVLTPMGFDAFGLPAENAAIKGGMHPKVSTLNNIKTMKRQLNQWGVEYDWDREVISCLPEYYRWTQWIFVKLYENGLAYKKKAFVNWCPSCKTVLANEQVVNGGCERCDTEVAQKELEQWFFRITRYAERLLKDLGKLTEWPDRVKTMQANWIGKSEGVEIDFRIDGSGDILKCFTTRVDTIYGATFMALAPEHPLVEKLIKGVKGEEGILKSIRKMRNESKIDRAQANIEKEGVFTGRHVINPVTGEKVPLWVANYILMEYGTGAIMAVPAHDQRDFEFAKKYGLPVRVVIDDPGSPLDPAVMKEAYVAEGVMANSGEFNGLPSTAAVRKIADHFEKKGFGKRAVQYKLRDWLISRQRYWGAPIPIVYCEKCGTVPVPEKDLPVLLPEDVEFRPTGESPLKFSKSFVNTKCPECGGPAARETDTMDTFVDSSWYYLRYITPRSSDRPFDTAMVDKWLPVDQYIGGIEHAILHLLYSRFIMKFFYDIKAAHFDEPFRNLFTQGMIIKDGAKMSKSKGNVVSPDGLIGEYGADTVRLYTLFIGPPEKDAEWSDRGVEGAYRFLGRVWRLVGRVGILEFGAGRKNKNPGPEEKLRRKTHQTIKKVTEDLDGGFHFNTAISAVMELVNEIYDTLGAGEKSPAVGEGAVREAVEAVVILLSPFVPHIAEELWRSLGKKESIFRAQWPSYDASAMEAKVVTVVIQVNGKLRSKIDVPPDMQKEELREMVLKDPKVLSWIEGKEIKDLIVIPKKLVNIVI